The proteins below come from a single Desulfitobacterium metallireducens DSM 15288 genomic window:
- a CDS encoding N-acetylmuramoyl-L-alanine amidase family protein, with protein MAAIIIVLLMASLVFSVLWQGSTVVISHLNNTQHIVVIDAGHGGYDPGAITSQGLYEKEINLQMAKRVGELLKPSGIQVFLTREEDIDYVPEGTRGRQTKKQADLNYRIDLAKQANAEAFISLHLNSTVTGKNSGAETFYQNQSEEGKRLAESIQEELIKVPGMNRRIAKPGDFYVIKNTPMPAVIVELGYISNPQERVRLQQTWYQDQLARSVAKGIAQYFDLP; from the coding sequence ATGGCAGCCATTATCATCGTGTTGCTGATGGCGAGTCTCGTATTTTCTGTGCTCTGGCAGGGTTCCACTGTAGTAATAAGTCATTTAAATAATACACAACATATCGTAGTCATTGATGCCGGGCATGGGGGGTATGATCCAGGAGCAATAACCTCTCAAGGGCTTTATGAAAAAGAAATCAATTTACAAATGGCCAAACGAGTGGGTGAACTTCTTAAACCAAGCGGCATACAAGTCTTTTTGACACGAGAAGAAGATATAGACTATGTTCCTGAGGGAACACGGGGGCGACAGACGAAGAAACAAGCGGATTTGAATTATCGAATTGATTTAGCAAAGCAAGCAAATGCGGAAGCCTTCATCAGTCTGCACCTTAATTCTACTGTAACGGGTAAAAATTCGGGGGCTGAGACATTTTATCAAAATCAATCTGAAGAAGGCAAAAGATTAGCGGAGAGTATTCAAGAAGAATTGATTAAAGTTCCGGGTATGAATCGGCGTATCGCTAAGCCAGGAGACTTTTATGTTATTAAGAATACGCCAATGCCTGCAGTAATTGTAGAACTAGGATATATATCCAACCCTCAAGAACGAGTTAGGTTACAGCAAACGTGGTATCAGGATCAGTTAGCACGATCGGTAGCTAAAGGAATTGCTCAATATTTTGATCTCCCCTAA
- a CDS encoding TatD family hydrolase — translation MIWDTHAHLDDPRYREDFEHVLENMKNAQISRVTNIGYDLPSSQHSVELAHRYDFIYAAVGVHPHDAEGVTAETWETLLQLAKDEKVIGWGEIGLDYYRDLSPRSIQQEIFIQQIELANQAGLPIIIHNREAHGDLLKIVQEHPPKYGGVFHCYSGSWEMAKVVLNLGFYISFAGPLTYKNNRQTVEVASKVPLDRFFVETDSPYLPPEPYRGKRNEPTYVREVAAKIAELRQLSLEEVAQQSFQNAIRLFRVQG, via the coding sequence ATGATTTGGGATACCCATGCCCATCTCGATGATCCCCGTTATCGGGAGGACTTTGAACACGTTCTTGAAAACATGAAAAATGCTCAGATCTCCCGTGTGACCAATATTGGATATGACCTGCCATCTTCTCAACACTCTGTTGAATTAGCTCATCGTTATGACTTTATCTATGCTGCAGTTGGAGTTCATCCTCATGATGCTGAAGGAGTAACCGCTGAAACATGGGAAACCCTGCTTCAGCTTGCAAAGGATGAAAAGGTCATTGGCTGGGGGGAAATTGGGCTGGATTACTATCGGGATCTTTCTCCTCGGTCAATTCAGCAGGAGATATTTATTCAGCAGATAGAGCTAGCCAATCAAGCGGGTTTACCCATTATTATTCATAATCGTGAGGCTCACGGAGATCTTCTGAAAATTGTACAGGAACATCCTCCGAAATACGGTGGAGTATTCCACTGCTATTCTGGTTCTTGGGAAATGGCAAAAGTTGTTCTAAACTTAGGCTTTTATATTTCTTTTGCAGGACCACTTACTTATAAAAATAATCGTCAAACAGTTGAAGTAGCCAGTAAAGTACCGCTCGATCGTTTTTTTGTGGAGACGGATTCTCCCTATTTACCTCCTGAACCTTATCGAGGTAAGCGAAATGAGCCAACTTATGTTCGCGAGGTTGCGGCTAAGATTGCAGAACTTCGGCAACTTAGTCTTGAGGAAGTGGCTCAGCAATCCTTCCAAAATGCTATACGTTTATTTAGGGTACAAGGCTAA
- a CDS encoding ubiquitin-like domain-containing protein: MVEKTGTRAISLVRSSRKTQIFVALLGILLVITSVVLLKAKTINVQIDEKVVSITTISDSVGSALKYSGLGVFPEDLVVPDRSTQVEKGLEVSVTRSLPLTVKLDGQEYTSRSAKSTVGEALQDLSDRLGLNIQETDEVDIDLQTPLVANMEIDVKKAVPIHVKVDGKQIDTYLAPRTVAEALTKLGITLGGQDKVSLPLDHNLQENDEIQVVRVTEKVETVTTEIPYQVVAKPADFPVGFPDRIVNRGENGLNQQVVKITYEDGEEVQRDVQKQEVTKTPVNQVVARGAQTSISRGGKTINFSKAIVVRASAYSSGSVTATGSSVHYGVVAVDPRVIPLGSSLYVEGYGDGIALDTGGAIKGNRVDLYMNSADAAYSWGVRSIVVYIK; the protein is encoded by the coding sequence ATGGTTGAGAAAACGGGGACAAGGGCTATTTCGCTAGTTCGAAGCTCCCGCAAGACTCAAATATTCGTAGCATTATTAGGAATACTCTTGGTTATTACATCCGTAGTGTTGTTAAAAGCGAAAACAATCAATGTACAAATTGACGAGAAAGTCGTTAGTATAACGACAATCAGCGATTCAGTGGGTAGCGCTCTAAAATACTCAGGTTTAGGTGTTTTCCCAGAAGACCTTGTTGTCCCTGATCGTTCTACTCAAGTAGAAAAAGGGCTAGAGGTTAGTGTCACTCGAAGTCTTCCGCTCACGGTAAAGCTTGATGGGCAGGAATATACTAGCCGTTCAGCTAAATCAACTGTAGGTGAAGCTTTACAAGATTTATCAGATCGTCTAGGGCTAAACATTCAGGAAACAGATGAAGTAGATATAGATCTCCAAACGCCATTAGTAGCGAATATGGAAATAGATGTAAAGAAAGCTGTTCCAATTCACGTAAAAGTTGACGGTAAACAAATCGATACTTATTTAGCGCCTCGTACTGTCGCTGAAGCACTTACTAAACTAGGAATTACACTGGGTGGGCAGGATAAAGTTTCATTACCTTTGGATCATAACCTACAAGAAAATGATGAAATCCAGGTCGTAAGGGTCACAGAAAAGGTAGAAACAGTAACAACAGAAATACCTTACCAAGTTGTTGCGAAGCCCGCCGATTTTCCAGTTGGATTTCCGGATCGAATTGTGAACAGAGGAGAGAATGGGCTTAATCAACAAGTAGTAAAGATAACCTACGAAGATGGTGAAGAAGTTCAACGAGATGTTCAGAAACAAGAAGTGACGAAGACACCGGTGAACCAAGTTGTCGCACGCGGAGCGCAAACTTCGATTTCTCGTGGTGGGAAGACAATTAACTTTTCAAAAGCTATTGTGGTACGTGCTAGTGCCTATTCTTCAGGTTCGGTTACAGCAACTGGGTCTTCTGTACATTATGGAGTCGTTGCTGTCGATCCACGAGTCATCCCTTTAGGAAGTTCTCTCTATGTCGAAGGCTATGGAGATGGAATCGCCTTAGACACGGGTGGTGCCATTAAGGGAAACCGAGTCGATCTCTATATGAATTCTGCAGATGCAGCTTACTCTTGGGGTGTAAGATCCATAGTTGTTTATATCAAGTAA
- the rnmV gene encoding ribonuclease M5, giving the protein MIEELIVVEGKNDAQAVRRALGEVDILWTEGYGLTHEKLQYISEMATRRGVIVLTDPDSVGEQIRERIRRTVPEAKHIYLSKKDARSKDDKDIGVENASPEDIRRAFQFIQVERTEVKRAPIFNMDDLVRTGLVGLPNSAEKRRRVGRILGLGDANAKQFLHRLNRFQVSREDFEGAQLGVGGKDGKRS; this is encoded by the coding sequence ATGATTGAAGAATTGATTGTCGTCGAAGGCAAAAATGATGCTCAAGCCGTTCGCCGCGCTTTAGGAGAAGTCGATATTCTCTGGACAGAAGGATATGGCTTAACGCATGAAAAGCTTCAATATATCAGCGAGATGGCAACACGCCGTGGCGTCATCGTTTTGACAGATCCAGATTCGGTGGGGGAACAAATTCGAGAACGCATAAGACGTACGGTTCCTGAGGCTAAACACATTTATCTGTCCAAAAAAGATGCTCGTTCCAAAGATGATAAGGATATAGGGGTAGAAAACGCTTCACCTGAAGACATTCGACGAGCTTTTCAATTTATTCAGGTAGAACGTACTGAGGTAAAGAGAGCCCCGATTTTTAATATGGATGACTTGGTTCGAACAGGACTCGTCGGGCTTCCCAATTCGGCGGAGAAGCGGAGAAGGGTTGGCCGGATTTTAGGATTAGGGGATGCTAATGCAAAGCAGTTTTTACACCGGTTAAATCGTTTTCAAGTTTCACGTGAAGATTTTGAAGGAGCACAACTCGGAGTAGGAGGTAAGGATGGAAAACGCAGCTGA
- a CDS encoding 3D domain-containing protein, with product MYSLPIANYMDFWRTAKNRSVYIGSGLLLVGTTMVYLPMDKVIENLPQRVVPRLQLSTPLIPSLPKEGVISEEIVSEQVVPEQSTQVRTEFRIIDVEVPVATEYVESGQLAPGMSKVKDEGEKGIERRVIKITQIDGEVTSEQISHQFMLEAPKKRVVLRNSQPIVAVKPKIDVSKLNVQRVMTMEATAYTYTGNRTATGVEPREGLIAVDPRVIPLGTQVYIEDYGYAVAADTGGAIKGNIIDVFFPSLQHCISWGRRPVQVYILYGK from the coding sequence ATGTATTCATTGCCTATAGCTAACTATATGGATTTTTGGCGAACTGCAAAGAACCGGAGTGTATATATAGGGAGTGGACTATTATTAGTGGGTACGACTATGGTTTACCTACCAATGGATAAGGTTATTGAGAATTTACCCCAAAGAGTAGTTCCTCGGCTGCAACTTTCGACTCCGCTAATACCTTCATTGCCAAAGGAAGGGGTTATATCTGAGGAAATTGTTTCTGAGCAAGTTGTGCCTGAGCAAAGTACACAAGTTCGTACTGAATTTCGAATCATAGACGTCGAGGTTCCGGTTGCAACAGAGTATGTGGAGTCAGGTCAGCTGGCTCCTGGTATGAGCAAGGTTAAAGATGAAGGAGAAAAAGGAATTGAAAGAAGGGTAATCAAAATAACCCAGATTGATGGAGAAGTCACAAGCGAGCAAATATCACATCAGTTTATGCTTGAGGCACCAAAGAAGCGTGTAGTCTTACGCAACAGTCAGCCTATTGTTGCAGTAAAGCCTAAAATTGATGTGAGCAAGCTTAATGTCCAAAGGGTTATGACGATGGAAGCAACAGCTTACACCTATACAGGGAATCGGACCGCAACAGGGGTTGAACCTAGAGAAGGTTTAATTGCTGTTGATCCACGGGTAATTCCCTTAGGAACTCAAGTATATATTGAAGATTATGGATATGCAGTCGCCGCTGATACAGGCGGCGCAATTAAAGGAAATATTATTGATGTATTTTTCCCAAGTCTTCAACATTGCATAAGTTGGGGGAGGCGTCCAGTTCAAGTCTACATATTATATGGAAAATAA
- the rsmA gene encoding 16S rRNA (adenine(1518)-N(6)/adenine(1519)-N(6))-dimethyltransferase RsmA, with amino-acid sequence MENAADYTRRLLRKGARAHKSLGQNFLMDDQVISEIIGASVLDPDIPMIEIGPGLGVLTRILAQDVNKLWAVELDKSKVEILRHELEGPSLEILVMDALKLNLRDIWGEQKGFLVGNLPYYITSPLLMHFLEQKESLIGMTVMVQKEVADRIVAKPGTKAYGVLSIAVQVAAEPERICNVLPQAFWPAPKVHSTVVRLNLRPYPGLQVNSQDFFRVVKAGFSQRRKTLGNSLSSGLGIDKKRVSEILMQAGIDEQRRAETLSIEEFQTVTQVYLEKALK; translated from the coding sequence ATGGAAAACGCAGCTGACTATACACGGCGTTTACTTAGAAAAGGTGCCCGGGCTCATAAATCATTAGGACAGAATTTCTTGATGGATGATCAGGTGATTTCTGAGATTATAGGGGCAAGTGTTCTTGATCCAGATATCCCAATGATAGAGATAGGTCCAGGTCTTGGCGTATTAACACGAATTCTTGCTCAAGACGTGAATAAACTTTGGGCGGTTGAGCTCGATAAAAGTAAGGTAGAGATACTTCGACATGAACTTGAGGGACCCTCCCTAGAGATTCTGGTTATGGATGCCTTAAAGCTCAATCTTCGCGATATCTGGGGCGAACAGAAGGGCTTCTTGGTTGGCAATTTGCCCTATTATATTACCAGTCCGCTCCTTATGCATTTTTTAGAGCAAAAGGAGTCTCTGATCGGGATGACAGTTATGGTCCAAAAGGAAGTTGCCGATCGCATAGTCGCTAAACCAGGAACGAAAGCGTACGGAGTGCTGTCCATTGCTGTGCAAGTCGCAGCAGAGCCTGAAAGAATCTGTAACGTTTTACCCCAGGCTTTTTGGCCTGCGCCAAAAGTTCACTCGACTGTTGTTCGTTTGAATCTGCGCCCTTATCCAGGCCTACAGGTCAATTCCCAGGATTTTTTTCGGGTGGTAAAAGCAGGTTTTAGCCAACGTAGAAAAACCTTGGGGAATTCACTTTCCTCAGGGTTAGGAATCGATAAAAAGAGGGTCAGTGAGATTCTGATGCAGGCAGGGATTGATGAACAAAGAAGAGCAGAGACCCTCAGCATTGAAGAGTTTCAAACAGTGACTCAAGTCTATTTAGAAAAAGCCCTTAAGTAA
- a CDS encoding heparan-alpha-glucosaminide N-acetyltransferase, protein MKNTASRIPEIDLLRALALILMILYHFIYDLDFFTSAPVQVDSWYWFVEGKISAVLFIFLAGVSSGFSHHPFRNAVKILSWALIITLLTYIAMPESYIRFGILHFLGVMALLYPFLQKRSTAFLSFYSLFALILGFVLSNTYISGPWLLPLGVYYPGFSTIDIYPFFPYSGVSALGILFYRFKYVSSDLQASYSLPSIIEKMSKHSLLIYLIHQPILLSILFLVQKTFF, encoded by the coding sequence TTGAAAAATACCGCCTCTCGAATTCCCGAAATCGATCTATTACGAGCCCTTGCCCTCATTCTTATGATTCTCTACCATTTTATTTATGACTTGGATTTCTTCACTTCTGCCCCAGTTCAGGTCGATTCTTGGTATTGGTTTGTAGAAGGAAAGATTTCGGCCGTCTTGTTTATCTTCCTAGCAGGAGTGAGTAGCGGTTTCAGTCACCATCCATTCCGCAATGCTGTCAAAATCTTATCCTGGGCTCTGATTATCACCTTACTTACCTATATCGCAATGCCCGAGTCCTATATCCGCTTTGGAATACTCCATTTTCTGGGGGTGATGGCTCTTCTTTATCCCTTTCTCCAAAAACGTTCAACGGCTTTTTTAAGCTTCTACTCACTCTTTGCCCTAATCTTGGGATTCGTTTTATCTAACACGTATATCTCAGGACCTTGGCTTCTCCCTTTAGGAGTATATTACCCTGGATTTTCAACGATCGATATTTATCCTTTCTTTCCTTATAGTGGAGTTTCAGCTTTAGGAATCCTTTTCTACCGGTTTAAGTATGTTTCTTCTGATTTACAGGCCTCTTATTCTTTACCGTCTATAATAGAAAAGATGAGCAAACATTCTTTGCTCATCTATCTTATCCATCAGCCTATTCTTTTGTCTATTTTATTCCTAGTGCAAAAGACTTTCTTTTAA
- a CDS encoding methylenetetrahydrofolate reductase C-terminal domain-containing protein, with translation MENRFKESLLDKKTMSVTWELVPGRGAREKAQESALLAAEQAAKGGKVHALTITDNPGGNPAMLADYLGEEILKLGIEPLVHFTCKDKNRNQMESQLYALDRAGVRNLLVMTGDYTESGFQGRPKPVFDLDPTHGVELIGEMNHGLEYPGMKGIIRHQPSDFFAGAAVSPFKATEAEQMVQYFKMKKKIASGAEFIVTQLGYDARKFHEVLQFIKLNDLNIPIIGNIYILPYGAARIMNQNKLPGCVVTDKLLAELDQEKKAEDKGLSARLLRAAKMYAIMKGMGFAGVHIGGNNVKYEQVEYIINKGEELSSKWMDLIREFDYPIPGGFYYYEKDEKTGLNTTIPVDRKNLPLNAPVGASFRALRLMHSLIFTPNQAFFPIMRSIYKARKNPRKHSLEHVIKVISNDCKDCGDCALLDMAYLCPMSQCPKNQRNGACGGSFQGWCEVYPNEKQCVYVRAYSRLKKVGEEHQLDSYHIPPANWDLYQTSSWSNFYLGRDHSAAILGIPTPEEEVAKSQPQAEKKDVAK, from the coding sequence ATGGAAAACCGATTTAAGGAGTCTCTGCTCGATAAGAAAACGATGTCTGTAACCTGGGAATTAGTTCCCGGTAGAGGCGCTCGAGAGAAAGCCCAAGAAAGTGCCCTCCTCGCTGCTGAACAAGCAGCCAAAGGAGGAAAGGTCCATGCCTTAACTATCACTGATAATCCCGGCGGAAATCCAGCGATGCTTGCAGACTATTTAGGTGAAGAGATCTTAAAACTAGGGATTGAACCTCTCGTCCACTTTACATGTAAAGACAAAAACCGTAACCAAATGGAAAGTCAACTTTATGCACTTGATCGTGCTGGAGTCCGTAATCTTTTAGTCATGACCGGAGACTACACCGAGTCAGGTTTCCAAGGGCGACCTAAGCCTGTTTTCGATCTTGATCCAACTCATGGTGTTGAATTGATCGGTGAAATGAACCATGGCTTGGAGTATCCCGGAATGAAAGGAATCATCCGTCACCAACCGAGTGATTTCTTTGCCGGAGCCGCTGTCTCTCCCTTCAAAGCAACTGAAGCGGAGCAGATGGTTCAATATTTTAAAATGAAAAAGAAAATAGCCAGCGGAGCTGAATTTATAGTGACTCAGCTTGGATATGATGCCCGTAAATTTCATGAAGTCCTTCAGTTTATAAAATTAAATGATTTAAATATTCCTATCATCGGTAATATTTACATTCTTCCTTATGGAGCCGCTCGGATCATGAACCAGAATAAACTTCCGGGCTGTGTTGTCACTGATAAACTCTTAGCTGAACTAGATCAAGAAAAAAAAGCTGAAGATAAAGGGTTAAGCGCCCGCCTACTCAGAGCGGCCAAAATGTATGCGATCATGAAGGGGATGGGCTTTGCTGGAGTACACATCGGCGGAAATAACGTTAAATACGAACAAGTTGAGTACATTATTAATAAGGGTGAAGAACTCAGTTCAAAATGGATGGATCTTATTCGTGAATTTGATTATCCTATCCCGGGTGGATTTTATTATTATGAAAAAGATGAGAAGACAGGACTCAATACAACAATCCCTGTTGATCGAAAGAATCTCCCGCTTAATGCTCCTGTCGGAGCAAGCTTCCGTGCCTTGCGTCTAATGCACAGCCTTATCTTTACTCCCAATCAAGCCTTTTTCCCAATTATGAGAAGTATTTATAAAGCACGAAAGAACCCCCGTAAACATAGTCTAGAACATGTCATTAAAGTGATCTCGAATGACTGTAAGGATTGTGGCGATTGTGCTTTACTGGATATGGCCTATCTTTGCCCCATGTCCCAATGCCCTAAAAATCAACGTAACGGGGCCTGTGGCGGAAGCTTTCAAGGCTGGTGTGAAGTCTATCCTAACGAAAAACAATGTGTCTATGTCAGAGCTTATTCACGCTTAAAGAAAGTTGGCGAAGAGCATCAACTGGATTCCTATCATATTCCACCTGCCAACTGGGATCTTTACCAAACCTCTTCTTGGTCAAACTTCTATTTAGGACGCGATCACTCTGCCGCGATCCTTGGAATTCCTACTCCTGAAGAAGAGGTCGCTAAGTCGCAACCACAGGCTGAGAAAAAGGATGTTGCCAAATAG
- a CDS encoding methyl-accepting chemotaxis protein produces the protein MKKIKSKFIASFLLIAMIMAAFVGGYSVYSQVQLVDNEIQDYRETLFQEYDAMMKAQVETATSLVQNVYNEQQKGLLTEEQAKVKAANLVRDLRFNGSNYFWIDTTEGINVVLLGRDTEGKSRLASKDPNGVEYVKEFIKNGQQEGGGYSDYQFAKPNETQPLPKRGYTLLFKPYNWVIGTGDWVDNIEKSVSEKQATYQADMRKQVGINVGIILVALVAVIAFALYFSRKISRPIIEVAEESKAVANGDFTREKLNVSSKDELGDLADSFNKMSDSLRELVQRVSQASSQVAATSQELTAGAEQSAQASSEVAVSVTEMAQGAEKQKTTVDEVAAVAEQLAAGAEQIQANTGNVVSFAERTAQSADEGRTAITTTIEQMKQIQSVVNRSAEITLQLGERSQDIGKIVDTISAIADQTNLLALNAAIEAARAGEQGRGFAVVADEVRKLAEQSQEAAKEIAHLIASMQQDTEKAVSAMNNGTSVVETGSKVVAQAGEAFEEIAQQIEKVVAQVKGISEEMEQMTQGNERIASSVRDLDQISRVIADQTQNVSASSEEQAASMEEIASSSQLLAKMAEELDQSLAKYKIN, from the coding sequence TTGAAAAAAATTAAGTCTAAGTTTATCGCTTCGTTTTTGCTCATAGCCATGATTATGGCTGCCTTTGTTGGAGGGTACAGTGTCTATAGTCAAGTTCAACTCGTGGATAATGAAATTCAGGATTATCGAGAAACTTTATTTCAGGAATATGATGCTATGATGAAGGCACAAGTTGAAACAGCTACGAGTTTAGTACAAAATGTTTATAATGAACAGCAAAAGGGGTTACTGACAGAGGAGCAGGCTAAAGTGAAAGCGGCTAATCTCGTTCGTGACTTGCGTTTTAATGGGAGCAACTATTTTTGGATCGATACGACAGAAGGCATAAATGTTGTTCTTTTAGGAAGAGATACAGAAGGGAAAAGCCGTCTTGCATCTAAAGATCCCAACGGGGTTGAATATGTAAAAGAATTTATTAAGAATGGGCAGCAAGAAGGTGGGGGTTACAGCGATTATCAATTTGCTAAACCCAATGAAACACAACCGCTACCGAAAAGAGGATACACGCTCCTTTTTAAACCCTATAATTGGGTTATCGGTACCGGGGACTGGGTCGATAATATTGAGAAAAGTGTGAGCGAGAAACAAGCTACATACCAGGCAGATATGCGTAAACAGGTAGGGATTAACGTAGGAATTATTCTGGTCGCGTTAGTTGCAGTTATTGCTTTTGCACTTTATTTTAGTCGTAAAATATCCCGACCCATTATCGAGGTAGCAGAGGAGAGTAAAGCTGTTGCCAATGGGGATTTCACTCGAGAAAAGCTGAATGTGTCTTCAAAAGATGAGTTGGGCGATTTAGCGGATTCTTTCAATAAAATGTCAGATAGTTTGCGTGAGCTTGTTCAGAGAGTTTCCCAAGCCTCCTCACAAGTTGCAGCTACTTCTCAAGAGTTAACCGCTGGAGCCGAGCAATCTGCTCAAGCTTCCAGTGAAGTTGCCGTTTCAGTAACAGAAATGGCTCAAGGCGCGGAAAAACAAAAGACGACGGTCGATGAAGTAGCAGCTGTAGCTGAGCAGCTCGCTGCGGGTGCGGAACAAATTCAAGCAAATACAGGAAATGTTGTTAGTTTTGCAGAAAGGACAGCACAATCAGCAGATGAAGGTCGTACTGCGATTACGACAACGATAGAACAAATGAAACAAATCCAGTCTGTGGTGAACCGTTCTGCTGAAATCACACTTCAATTGGGCGAGAGATCTCAGGATATTGGCAAGATTGTGGATACCATCTCGGCCATTGCTGATCAAACAAACTTACTTGCGCTGAATGCCGCGATTGAAGCAGCTCGGGCTGGCGAACAAGGAAGAGGGTTTGCTGTAGTTGCAGATGAAGTTCGCAAATTAGCTGAACAATCACAAGAAGCAGCGAAGGAAATTGCGCATTTAATTGCCAGTATGCAACAAGATACAGAGAAAGCCGTTAGTGCCATGAATAATGGGACTTCTGTCGTAGAAACGGGATCCAAGGTCGTAGCCCAAGCCGGAGAAGCCTTTGAAGAAATTGCACAACAAATCGAAAAAGTTGTGGCTCAGGTCAAAGGGATTTCAGAGGAAATGGAGCAAATGACCCAAGGAAATGAACGAATTGCTTCTTCTGTACGCGATTTGGATCAGATCAGTCGGGTTATTGCTGATCAAACTCAGAATGTATCTGCTTCTTCAGAAGAACAAGCCGCTTCGATGGAGGAGATCGCCTCTTCAAGTCAGCTCCTAGCGAAGATGGCTGAAGAACTAGACCAGTCTTTAGCTAAGTACAAGATCAACTAA
- a CDS encoding glycosyl hydrolase family 18 protein, producing the protein MKRFLTFSLIAVLVLGLNLTGCNPAQQPSPPTQPQQMTENGQPPTAEADTRQDVLGAEKRVVMGFYTDPEGPTPGSKESMMKNIKMLDEVSFFWYTFDENGKVVTSGKKDLSIKEAAQKNGAKAYALIHNMRGGGFDANLAHKVLANSSTRSTFVNNLVNLTINEKWDGIAVDIEKTPPGDRNNYSAFLDELHKALKAKDKVLNVSIPAKYIDYPSDLWSGAYDYAAIGKASDQVVLMTYDEHGLGTTQGPIASHAWVNKVISYAVGKIPKEKIVMGLPVYSFDWGSNKPTVPDYLSYAQSVERAKKHGIEVLFDEENKVPHYHYTANGVRHEVYLENAKSLQPKMEYAKEHKLHGVAVWRIGMEDPAIWNSLIKTYGTNKNKQ; encoded by the coding sequence ATGAAGCGGTTTCTGACTTTTTCTTTAATAGCTGTCTTAGTTTTAGGACTTAACTTAACCGGATGTAATCCGGCGCAACAGCCTTCTCCGCCAACACAACCTCAGCAGATGACGGAGAATGGCCAACCTCCTACGGCGGAAGCAGATACCCGTCAAGATGTTCTTGGTGCTGAAAAGCGGGTCGTTATGGGTTTCTATACAGATCCAGAGGGACCTACACCCGGTTCAAAGGAATCTATGATGAAGAACATTAAAATGCTAGATGAAGTCTCCTTCTTCTGGTACACCTTCGATGAAAATGGGAAAGTTGTGACTTCTGGCAAGAAAGATCTGAGCATAAAAGAGGCAGCTCAGAAAAATGGGGCCAAAGCCTATGCCTTAATCCATAACATGAGAGGCGGAGGATTTGATGCCAATCTTGCTCATAAAGTTTTAGCTAATTCTTCGACAAGATCTACCTTTGTCAATAATCTGGTTAATCTAACGATTAACGAGAAATGGGATGGGATTGCGGTAGATATCGAAAAAACGCCGCCAGGAGATCGCAATAATTACTCTGCGTTTCTTGACGAATTGCATAAGGCACTAAAGGCTAAGGATAAAGTCCTTAACGTATCGATTCCGGCGAAGTACATTGATTATCCTTCAGATTTATGGTCAGGAGCGTATGATTATGCTGCAATTGGGAAAGCCTCAGACCAAGTTGTACTGATGACCTATGATGAACATGGTTTAGGAACAACCCAAGGGCCGATTGCTTCCCACGCATGGGTAAATAAGGTGATTAGTTATGCTGTAGGAAAGATTCCCAAGGAAAAGATTGTAATGGGGCTTCCGGTTTACTCCTTTGACTGGGGGTCGAATAAACCTACCGTACCTGATTATTTATCCTATGCTCAATCGGTTGAGCGTGCCAAAAAACATGGCATTGAAGTCCTATTCGATGAGGAGAACAAAGTACCCCACTATCATTATACGGCCAATGGTGTTCGGCATGAGGTTTATTTGGAAAATGCCAAGAGTTTGCAACCTAAGATGGAGTATGCCAAAGAACATAAATTACATGGAGTAGCTGTCTGGCGGATTGGAATGGAAGATCCCGCTATTTGGAATAGTTTGATTAAGACTTACGGAACAAATAAAAATAAACAGTAA